The following proteins are encoded in a genomic region of Oncorhynchus kisutch isolate 150728-3 linkage group LG4, Okis_V2, whole genome shotgun sequence:
- the sft2d2a gene encoding SFT2 domain containing 2a isoform X1, which produces MDKLKSVLSGTDGPNENGNILQAANEASTLGWGTRVKGFIICFVIGVTCSILGVCMLFIPKVGILLFIIFYTFGNICSLCSTMFLMGPVKQLKRMCDKTRALATTIMLTCLVLTLCAAFWVWLVIYPFYQRCHPEDYYHVCKVKTPDWPVSLKEQLCLGYKGYLSGLSFMDTCLKLNVVLSITLTRCLRTGQPTPYSKIVLPLYPSI; this is translated from the exons ATGgacaaacttaaatcagttttgagCGGAACGGATGGACCGAATGAAAACGGCAACATCTTGCAG GCAGCGAATGAAGCATCTACTTTGGGTTGGGGTACACGAGTGAAGGGATTTATTATCTGTTTTGTGATTGGGGTCACCTGCTCAATCTTG GGAGTCTGTATGCTCTTCATCCCCAAAGTAGgaatcctcctcttcatcatattTTATACCTTTGGAAACATCTGTTCACTCTGCAG CACCATGTTCCTGATGGGACCAGTCAAACAGCTGAAGAGGATGTGTGACAAGACCAGAGCTCTGGCCACTACTATCATGTTG ACATGTCTTGTGTTGACTCTCTGTGCAGCCTTCTGG GTATGGCTTGTCATATATCCCTTTTATCAG AGATGCCATCCTGAAGATTATTACCATGTGTGTAAAGTGAAGACACCAGACTGGCCTGTCAGCTTGAAGGAACAACTGTGCCTCGGTTACAAAGGATATCTTTCTGGTCTGAGCTTCATGGATACATGTTTGAAACTGAATGTTGTATTGTCCATAACTTTGACACGCTGCTTGAGAACGGGCCAACCAACTCCTTACAGTAAAATTGTACTACCTCTATACCcttccatttaa
- the sft2d2a gene encoding SFT2 domain containing 2a isoform X2, which produces MDKLKSVLSGTDGPNENGNILQAANEASTLGWGTRVKGFIICFVIGVTCSILGVCMLFIPKVGILLFIIFYTFGNICSLCSTMFLMGPVKQLKRMCDKTRALATTIMLTCLVLTLCAAFWWVNFGLALLFCILQVLAFAWYGLSYIPFIRDAILKIITMCVK; this is translated from the exons ATGgacaaacttaaatcagttttgagCGGAACGGATGGACCGAATGAAAACGGCAACATCTTGCAG GCAGCGAATGAAGCATCTACTTTGGGTTGGGGTACACGAGTGAAGGGATTTATTATCTGTTTTGTGATTGGGGTCACCTGCTCAATCTTG GGAGTCTGTATGCTCTTCATCCCCAAAGTAGgaatcctcctcttcatcatattTTATACCTTTGGAAACATCTGTTCACTCTGCAG CACCATGTTCCTGATGGGACCAGTCAAACAGCTGAAGAGGATGTGTGACAAGACCAGAGCTCTGGCCACTACTATCATGTTG ACATGTCTTGTGTTGACTCTCTGTGCAGCCTTCTGG TGGGTGAACTTTGGTCTCGCTTTGTTGTTTTGCATTTTGCAAGTCCTAGCATTTGCCTG GTATGGCTTGTCATATATCCCTTTTATCAG AGATGCCATCCTGAAGATTATTACCATGTGTGTAAAGTGA
- the tmem45a gene encoding transmembrane protein 45A gives MGSFKGHALPGSFFLIAGLWWAGKYSLWYATLRNKSLGSTSTRLASRSTQRRLEVIEGSVTLFFSVVGMLAEQFVADGPRLHLYDYSEHHWDRLHNWQHSTMYLFFGLAGAMSLIVHTTDAAPLALDRLMLAIAFFIEGFLFLYHLHGRAMLDVHVHQLLLFCVFGEAMVSFLEVFHRGNMLLELLRASLTILQGSWFWQIGFVLYSPSGAEWDQKDHNNMMFITMCYCWHLVFSLLIVSVLYCTIICVVRSRLKRTPPMEMGLLKPRERQQESEDEIL, from the exons ATGGGTAGTTTTAAGGGCCATGCATTGCCAGGTAGTTTCTTCCTGATCGCGGGTCTGTGGTGGGCAGGAAAGTACTCTCTATGGTACGCCACCCTCAGGAACAAGAGTCTGGGCTCCACCTCCACCCGCCTGGCCAGCCGATCCACACAGCGCCGCCTGGAAGTCATCGAGGGATCAGTCACCCTCTTCTTCTCCGTGGTTG GGATGCTGGCAGAGCAGTTTGTAGCAGACGGTCCACGGCTGCACCTGTATGACTACAGCGAGCATCACTGGGACAGACTGCATAACTGGCAGCACTCCACCATGTACCTCTTCTTTGGCTTGGCTGGAGCCATGTCTCTGATTGTACACACCACCGACGCTGCTCCACTGGCCCTCGACAGACTAATGCTGGCCATCGCCTTCTTCATAGAAG GGTTCCTTTTCCTGTACCACCTCCACGGCAGAGCCATGCTAGATGTCCATGTTCACCAGCTGCTGCTGTTCTGTGTGTTTGGAGAGGCCATGGTGTCCTTTCTGGAGGTGTTCCACAGAGGAAACATGCTGCTGGAGCTCCTGAGAGCATCACTCACCATCCTGCAGGGGAGCTGGTTCTGGCAG ATTGGGTTTGTCCTGTATTCCCCCAGCGGTGCAGAGTGGGACCAGAAGGACCATAACAACATGATGTTTATCACTATGTGTTACTGCTGGCACCTGGTCTTCAGCCTGCTTATTGTGTCAGTGCTGTACTGCACCATCATCTG TGTGGTACGATCCAGATTGAAGAGAACCCCCCCAATGGAGATGGGACTGCTgaaacccagagagagacagcaggagtcagaGGACGAGATCCTATAA